Proteins encoded by one window of Sorex araneus isolate mSorAra2 chromosome 3, mSorAra2.pri, whole genome shotgun sequence:
- the LOC129403520 gene encoding keratin-associated protein 9-3-like: MACCTTSFCGFPSCSTGGTCGSSCCQPSCCPTSCCQPSCCQPSCCSSGCCQPSCCSSGGCGSGFGTGGGQGGSGGAMTCRVRWCRPDCRVEDTCLPPCCVASCTPPTCCQLHHAQASCCRPSYCGQSCCRPACCCCRCPTSFCEPSCC; this comes from the coding sequence ATGGCCTGTTGTACCACTAGCTTCTGTGGATTCCCCAGCTGCTCCACTGGTGGCACCTGTGGCTCCAGCTGCTGCCAGCCCAGCTGCTGCCCAACCAGCTGCTGCCAGCCCAGCTGCTGCCAGCCCAGCTGCTGCTCATCTGGCTGTTGTCAGCCCAGCTGCTGCTCCTCCGGCGGCTGTGGGTCTGGCTTTGGCACTGGTGGTGGCCAGGGGGGAAGCGGTGGAGCCATGACCTGCCGCGTCAGGTGGTGCCGCCCTGACTGCCGCGTGGAGGACACTTGCCTGCCCCCCTGCTGTGTGGCCAGCTGCACCCCCCCAACCTGCTGCCAGCTGCACcatgcccaggcctcctgctgccGCCCATCCTACTGTGGACAGTCCTGCTGCCGCCcagcctgctgctgctgccgctgcccgACCAGCTTCTGCGAGCCCAGCTGCTGTTGA